From the Lathyrus oleraceus cultivar Zhongwan6 chromosome 4, CAAS_Psat_ZW6_1.0, whole genome shotgun sequence genome, one window contains:
- the LOC127073199 gene encoding probable bifunctional TENA-E protein isoform X1 — MTRSSKMQEIGKTETWLRKHRPVYNSATKHPFILSIRDGTVQSHSFKTWLAQDYLFVREFVPFVASVLIKACKESDDSDDDVEVILGGIASMNDDISWFKREAKKWDIRLSEVVPQKANKDYCRLLESLMSSDVEYSEAVTALWAIGVVYQESFAYCFEEGSKSPLEWKESCERWGSEGFGQYCRSLQKMVDRRLLKASDDELKKAEVVFLSIIEHEVEFWNMCVRK, encoded by the exons ATGACAAGAAGCTCGAAGATGCAGGAAATCGGCAAGACAGAAACATGGTTAAGGAAACACCGTCCTGTCTATAACTCGGCCACCAAACACCCTTTTATCCTCAGCATCCGCGATGGCACTGTTCAATCTCATTCCTTCAAAACATGGCTC GCGCAGGATTACTTGTTTGTTAGAGAGTTTGTTCCATTTGTTGCAAGTGTGTTGATAAAAGCTTGCAAGGAATCAGATGATAGTGATGATGATGTTGAAGTTATATTGGGAGGTATAGCTTCTATGAATGATGACATATCATGGTTTAAGAGAGAAGCTAAGAAATGGGATATTCGACTTTCAGAGGTTGTTCCTCAAAAAGCAAACAAAGATTATTGTCG GTTGTTGGAAAGTTTGATGAGTTCAGATGTGGAGTATAGTGAGGCAGTTACTGCATTATGGGCAATTGGAGTGGTGTATCAAGAGAGTTTTGCATATTGTTTTGAAGAAGGGTCAAAAAGTCCTCTAGAATGGAAGGAGAGTTGTGAAAGATGGGGAAGTGAGGGGTTTGGTCAGTACTGTCGGTCTCTGCAGAAGATGGTTGATCGGCGGTTGCTGAAGGCTTCTGATGATGAACTGAAGAAGGCTGAAGTTGTGTTTTTGAGTATTATTGAACATGAAGTTGAATTCTGGAACATGTGTGTTAGAAAGTAA